TAGTACTAGCGTTTATAAATTGAATACATTGTTTTTATAACATTCAATTTATAGCTTATATATTTATTTTATGATTCAAAGCTTATTGAAAAATTATCATTATATATCAATGTATTTTATTATATTATTAATAATAATATGTATAATTTATCATATTATTATTAATATTCATATATATAAAACAAACAAATATAAACTAATGAATTTGTCTTTTGAGTACATATGCTTACTATTTTTCTTACTTTTTTTAATTAATATTTTAATTTTTATAAATATTTATAAAAAATGCTATAAAATATCTTTAATAGTATCTTATATAAAAAGGAAATATAAGTATTTTATAGAATATATTAATTGTGAGGTGTTATTAACATGAATAATAGGCTTAAAGAAATAAGGATGAGAGAATATATGATGAATCCAAAGGAATTCTCAAAATTAATAGAAGTTAACCTCAAAACATACTATGCTTGGGAAAATGGAACATCAATTCCTTCCATGAAGAAAGGATTAAAAATAGCTGAGAAATTGAATAAAAGATTAGATGACATATGGTACTTAAAATAGTGCCATATATTTTAAAGACATATTCGATAAATTAAAGAA
This genomic interval from Clostridium kluyveri contains the following:
- a CDS encoding helix-turn-helix transcriptional regulator, with protein sequence MNNRLKEIRMREYMMNPKEFSKLIEVNLKTYYAWENGTSIPSMKKGLKIAEKLNKRLDDIWYLK